The genomic DNA ATGTATACACGACTATGCGATACAATGCACCTTCCATTGACGGCACGCAGACCTTCCAGCAATTCTGGAGCGTCAGACAGTCGAAGAGACCAACCGGAAGCAACGTCGCTATCACTTTCAGCAACCATGTTAACGCATGGAAGAGATACGGAATGAATCTGGGAAGCAACTGGTCTTACCAGGTGCTAGCGACGGAAGGATATCAAAGCAGTGGAAGCTCTAACGTAACAGTGTGGTAATACCGGTATAGTAACCAATTAAAAAACAAGTAAGCGCCTAATTTCCAGAATATTGAGAAAGTCTTCTTATCATTGATATTGTTAAGGACCGCCGGACCCTCAACCGGCGGCCTTATATATTTCAACACAGGATACTTACCTACGTACTGCTGAAATATGACCTTTCTAGAACTAACATACGTACTTTGAAGGAGATATATTCATGAGAAAACTATTAATATTTCTATTCATGGCCAATATATTTGTTGTCAGCGCATGTTCACAGGAAAAATCAGTACAAAGCGGAACGCCCATAAAGAATGATAATCTTGTGTTCGTCCAGGGTGGAACGATCATGAATAAAAAATCCAACTATTACGGAAAAAGTATCACCCTCTCGAACTTTTATATTAGTAAATATGAGGTAACTCAGAAAGAGTGGATGGAGGTTATGGGAAGCAATCCCTCAGGATTCCAGGGCGATGATTTGCCGGTAGAGACCGTAAGCTGGTACGACGCTGTCGAGTACTGCAATCAGCGTAGTATCAAAGAAGGCTTAAAGCCATACTACAATATCAACAAGAATAAAAAAGATCGGAATAATGAGAGCGAGCACGATAATTTAAAATGGACAGTAACAATCAATGAGGGAGCCAATGGATACCGATTGCCGACAGAAGCTGAGTGGGAATACGCAGCAAGCGGGGGCCAGGAAAGCAAGGGCTACACCTATAGCGGAAACAATGATGCAGATGAAGTAGCATGGTATTGGAAAAACGCCGGGGATGAATACTTAACCGGAGATTGGAACTGGCCTAAGATCGAGAGTAACCGTAATACAACAAAGTCCGTCGGTGCCAAGAAACCCAACGAGCTAGGGCTTTTTGATATGTCAGGTAATGTAAGGGAATGGTGCTGGGACTGGTACGGCGAAGAGTTGGATAGTAAAAGCGGCGCTTTTCGGGTCGTGAAGGGCGGCGGCTGGATCGGCGACGTCAGGAACAATGAGATATCTTTCCGGGGCAAATTTGAGGCCAATGGCATCGGCCCGGATCAGGGCTTCCGCGTAGTCCGCAGCGAGTAAGCGA from Paenibacillus woosongensis includes the following:
- a CDS encoding formylglycine-generating enzyme family protein; this translates as MRKLLIFLFMANIFVVSACSQEKSVQSGTPIKNDNLVFVQGGTIMNKKSNYYGKSITLSNFYISKYEVTQKEWMEVMGSNPSGFQGDDLPVETVSWYDAVEYCNQRSIKEGLKPYYNINKNKKDRNNESEHDNLKWTVTINEGANGYRLPTEAEWEYAASGGQESKGYTYSGNNDADEVAWYWKNAGDEYLTGDWNWPKIESNRNTTKSVGAKKPNELGLFDMSGNVREWCWDWYGEELDSKSGAFRVVKGGGWIGDVRNNEISFRGKFEANGIGPDQGFRVVRSE